A DNA window from uncultured Methanoregula sp. contains the following coding sequences:
- a CDS encoding TldD/PmbA family protein, with amino-acid sequence MDWIDQLITEGTKTVDEIEVYYGEGTSVSADLKKQTVHLATKSIECGLGIRIIHKGQIGSSSTSNPGHWRECLAAAIASTKLATPQPWKGLPEPGPLPKVPGSFDASMKIEPECARDLLLQMLEGATAHPAEITSGSAGLSKVEVTLANSNGIRYSDQHTGVSLSLEAIHKQSTGYEFDHAWSLSMVDPAEVGERATFFARNSSEGEDIPTGEYDLLLSPLAYADLLGGVFVPALSGRSVHAKRSRLGEFLGKQVASEQISMFDDPHMPGPGGSVGWDAEGTPTRRIDFVKDGILQCFAYDLKTAYRYDQKSTGSAVRGGTSGLPGIGHHNFVVDGKRSTVDDTRVLYVNNLIGAHTANPLSGDFSVELSNAFWMEDGEFQKPIRSAMFSGNIFDLHNGIAGMSEKARTIGSLVLPSIKINNQHIIGK; translated from the coding sequence GTGGACTGGATTGATCAGCTGATAACAGAAGGGACAAAAACCGTTGACGAGATTGAAGTCTATTACGGCGAAGGAACCAGCGTCTCGGCAGATTTGAAGAAACAGACCGTCCACCTGGCCACAAAATCCATAGAATGCGGGCTGGGTATCCGGATCATCCACAAGGGACAGATCGGATCCTCAAGTACCAGCAATCCCGGCCACTGGAGGGAATGTCTCGCTGCTGCAATAGCAAGTACAAAACTTGCAACACCACAGCCCTGGAAAGGACTGCCGGAACCCGGTCCCCTCCCTAAAGTACCGGGATCCTTTGACGCATCGATGAAGATAGAACCGGAATGTGCCCGGGATCTTCTTTTGCAGATGCTTGAAGGGGCAACGGCACATCCTGCAGAAATTACTTCGGGATCAGCAGGCCTTTCAAAAGTAGAAGTGACCCTTGCCAACAGCAACGGGATCCGTTATTCGGATCAGCACACGGGGGTCTCGCTCTCCCTCGAAGCTATCCACAAGCAATCAACCGGATACGAGTTCGATCATGCCTGGTCCCTTTCCATGGTGGACCCGGCAGAGGTTGGGGAACGCGCCACATTTTTTGCCAGGAATTCTTCTGAGGGAGAGGATATCCCGACCGGGGAATACGATCTCCTGCTCTCGCCCCTTGCCTATGCCGACCTTCTCGGGGGGGTGTTCGTCCCTGCACTGAGCGGACGGAGCGTCCATGCAAAACGTTCCCGTCTTGGAGAATTCCTCGGAAAACAGGTTGCATCGGAGCAGATATCAATGTTCGACGACCCCCATATGCCAGGGCCAGGTGGAAGTGTCGGGTGGGATGCGGAAGGGACGCCCACGCGAAGGATCGATTTTGTTAAAGACGGGATACTGCAGTGCTTTGCATACGACCTCAAGACGGCATACCGCTATGACCAGAAGAGCACCGGGAGTGCGGTCCGGGGCGGCACCAGTGGTCTTCCAGGAATCGGACACCACAACTTTGTCGTGGATGGTAAGCGCAGCACGGTGGATGACACCCGCGTCCTCTATGTGAACAATCTGATCGGGGCCCATACGGCAAACCCCTTGAGTGGGGATTTCTCGGTTGAGCTCTCGAATGCATTCTGGATGGAAGACGGGGAATTCCAGAAGCCTATCCGGAGCGCTATGTTCTCGGGCAATATCTTTGATCTCCATAATGGCATCGCCGGTATGAGTGAAAAGGCAAGGACGATCGGCTCGTTGGTCCTCCCGTCAATAAAAATTAATAATCAGCATATCATTGGTAAATAG
- a CDS encoding pro-sigmaK processing inhibitor BofA family protein — translation MADYLITAILIVLIVAIVWFLVKKTAILLVNAVLGIICLFLLNTLHVMQWIGKPDLGYNLATILICAVGGLPGVLILILLNILGITI, via the coding sequence ATGGCAGATTACCTTATTACAGCCATTCTGATCGTCCTGATCGTTGCGATCGTCTGGTTCCTTGTCAAAAAAACCGCGATCCTGCTCGTGAACGCAGTTCTGGGAATCATCTGCCTCTTCCTTCTCAATACCCTCCACGTGATGCAGTGGATCGGCAAGCCGGATCTTGGCTATAATCTCGCAACGATTCTCATCTGTGCTGTCGGAGGACTCCCCGGTGTCCTGATTCTTATCCTGCTCAATATCCTTGGAATAACGATATAA
- a CDS encoding TldD/PmbA family protein, producing MQGISYFDLRHVTGEVTHIDIDNSVVESAGTSFLNIAVLRVLSGHGWGVLQIDNYTPCTGRKFDDLLEQAGRLARITEEKVELGDAPSGILPVPSIKEDPYAIPLEEKSALLAGIEKSAKSPGIVNTRANYIERIENVHFSDSSGHEYSYRMTRSGFNVLAVASRNGDLQMGYEREHSIHGFNLRHQEEVGRKAATTALALLDAGAPKGGKLKAVLDPELAGVFAHEAVGHASEGDLIQEGNSVLKGRIGERIGNDILTIVDDPGLCEFGFDPVDAEGVAVKRTEIIRNGVINAFLHSRESLAAVGHGSAGHARAMPGEPPLVRMSNTFIEAGDATEEEIFAECKNGIFLKGSRGGQVDPGRGIFQFNAEYGYLIENGECTRMVRDVSLSGEILKTLHGISLCGNKRVMSPGYCGKGGQNVPVSDGAPHILLNDAVVGGSGLD from the coding sequence ATGCAGGGTATATCTTATTTTGACCTGCGGCATGTGACGGGCGAAGTCACGCATATCGATATCGACAACAGTGTAGTTGAATCAGCAGGAACTTCTTTTCTCAACATAGCCGTCCTCCGAGTGCTCTCAGGTCACGGCTGGGGAGTTCTCCAGATCGACAATTACACCCCGTGCACCGGCAGGAAATTCGACGATCTCCTGGAGCAGGCAGGCAGGCTTGCCCGGATCACTGAAGAAAAAGTTGAACTCGGCGATGCTCCCAGCGGAATTCTTCCCGTTCCTTCGATAAAAGAAGATCCTTACGCTATTCCCCTTGAAGAGAAATCGGCTCTTCTCGCCGGAATCGAAAAATCAGCGAAAAGCCCGGGTATCGTGAATACCCGGGCAAACTATATCGAGCGGATAGAAAATGTGCACTTCTCTGACAGTTCCGGCCATGAATACTCCTACCGGATGACGAGATCGGGATTCAACGTCCTTGCGGTTGCATCCAGGAACGGCGATCTCCAGATGGGGTACGAACGCGAGCACTCCATCCACGGCTTCAATCTCCGCCACCAGGAGGAGGTCGGGAGAAAGGCTGCCACAACGGCACTCGCACTTCTTGACGCCGGGGCACCCAAAGGCGGAAAACTGAAAGCCGTCCTCGACCCGGAGCTTGCCGGGGTCTTTGCCCACGAAGCGGTGGGACATGCAAGCGAAGGTGACCTGATTCAGGAAGGCAATTCGGTCTTAAAGGGCAGAATTGGCGAGAGGATCGGAAATGACATCCTCACCATTGTCGATGACCCGGGGCTCTGCGAGTTCGGCTTTGATCCGGTCGATGCGGAAGGTGTTGCCGTGAAACGGACTGAGATTATCAGAAACGGCGTGATCAATGCATTCCTGCACAGCCGGGAATCCCTTGCCGCGGTCGGACACGGTTCTGCAGGCCATGCACGAGCTATGCCCGGTGAGCCCCCGCTTGTCCGGATGAGCAACACCTTCATCGAAGCCGGGGATGCCACGGAGGAAGAGATATTCGCGGAATGCAAAAACGGCATTTTTCTCAAGGGTTCCCGGGGAGGCCAGGTCGATCCGGGAAGGGGAATCTTCCAGTTCAACGCGGAATACGGGTATCTCATCGAGAACGGGGAATGCACGCGGATGGTCAGGGACGTTTCCCTGTCAGGTGAGATCCTGAAAACTCTCCACGGAATCAGCCTGTGCGGCAACAAGAGGGTGATGAGTCCGGGGTATTGCGGCAAAGGCGGACAGAATGTCCCCGTAAGCGACGGGGCTCCTCACATTCTCTTAAACGACGCGGTGGTGGGTGGCAGTGGACTGGATTGA
- a CDS encoding KaiC domain-containing protein, producing the protein MNMERVKVGIVGLDDMLGGGLIAGSICSIIGTYGTGKTTFSLEFVWDGLKKGESIIYISLEEREERILLYMKQKGWDVEPFLNKTLYVIKLDPTDFNLANNRIKNELPKLIQKVKATRVVIDPISLFEDLFTTDSERRQEMFRFIEGLRDKQCTIVMTSETDRDNVFSSRHALIEYLSDTVILLRYVRPSDLSDVHLALEVVKMRMSAHSREIKPYDLMQDRVDVYSEANVF; encoded by the coding sequence ATGAATATGGAGCGGGTCAAGGTCGGAATCGTTGGTCTCGATGATATGCTGGGAGGTGGGCTGATTGCGGGAAGCATCTGTTCGATTATCGGTACTTATGGTACCGGCAAGACGACATTCTCTCTGGAGTTCGTATGGGACGGTCTCAAGAAGGGCGAGAGCATCATTTACATCAGTCTCGAAGAGCGGGAAGAGCGCATCCTGCTTTACATGAAACAGAAAGGCTGGGATGTTGAGCCGTTCCTGAACAAGACCCTGTACGTGATCAAGCTCGATCCTACCGATTTCAATCTCGCAAACAACCGGATCAAGAACGAGCTGCCCAAACTCATCCAGAAAGTGAAGGCAACGAGGGTTGTTATCGATCCTATCTCACTTTTCGAGGATCTCTTCACCACGGACTCCGAGCGCCGCCAGGAGATGTTCCGGTTCATCGAGGGGCTTCGCGACAAACAATGTACTATTGTGATGACTTCCGAGACTGACCGGGACAATGTCTTCTCAAGCCGTCATGCACTGATTGAATATCTGTCCGATACGGTGATCCTGCTCCGCTATGTCCGCCCGTCCGATCTGAGCGATGTCCACCTGGCTCTCGAAGTAGTAAAAATGCGGATGTCCGCCCATTCGCGGGAGATCAAACCCTACGATTTGATGCAGGACAGGGTGGATGTATATTCAGAAGCGAATGTCTTCTGA